The sequence CCCGCCGACTGTCGGGGATCGCCGGTCTTGTCCTGAGGCACGCCGCGGCTCCTGAGACTGCGAGGCACTGGGGTTCCTGCGTAGTCAACGTTACCAGGCTTTTCAACCGGAAAGCACGGGCGCGATTTCAGGCAAATGCCGCGAAAATGCCGTGTTCGGGCCGGGCCGGGTACCCAAGGGATGCGTCGATGCATTGGGATCGATGCAGAGTTGCAGGCAACGCAAGTCGATTGCGTTGAGGCGCTGCGGCAGGCTGGCTTGTCAGGCTGCGGCCAGAGCCTCGACACGCGCGGCGTCGCGCAGGCTGATGCCGCCATGGAGGATCTCGATGACGCCATGACGCTCCAGCTTGGTGAAGGTGCGGCTGACGGTTTCGATGGTCAGGCCGAGATAGTCGGCGATGTCCTGGCGGCTCATCGGAAGCGGCACCATATCCGGCGATCCCCCGAGCGCCGACAGACGCTGACGCCAGCCGAGCAGAAAGGTCGCGACCTTCTCGTCCGCCGAGCGGCGGCCGAGCAAAACCATGTGGTCGCGCGCCTGGCTCAGCTCGCGAACGGCGAGCTCGTTGATCCGCCTCAGCAGTTGCGGCCGGTCCTCGACGAAGCGGCCGAAAGCTGCCTTGCCGAACTGGCACACTGTCACCGCACCGATCGCGTCGGCCGAAAAATTGTGGCGGCCGGACAAGTTCATCCCCAGGAAATCGCCGGGCAAGGCGAAGCCCACGATCTGCCGCCGGCCGTCAGGCAGCAGCTTGTACAACCGCATGACGCCTTCCAGGACGTTGTAGAACGAGGTGGTGATGTCCTCCTCGGAGAACACGGTCTCGCCCGAGTCGAAACGGACACGGCGTGCCAGATGCTCGAACTCCCGGAGTTCGGCGGCGTCCAGCGACGCGCAAACCGCCGCACCGCGGACGGCGCAATCGTCACAGACATGTCCGTTCGGCTCAATCGCGACCACGGAAGGCTTCATCCATCGCTCCAAGCGTCGGCCTTGGCTCGGCCCCGGCCGATTTGCCACGCACCTGCATTTTACTGCGCCGTGGCAAAGGCGATTGACTCAGATCAAATCCGGCGAACCTCACCACTATTTCTCGCAAAGCGGTCGACCGTTACACCGCCTGCACGGTCCAGCCGATCAGCTCCTTCGCAAGGCGGGCGAAGGCCACATCGAATGCCGCAACTGCCGACGCGGGCTCGACCTTGTCGAGCTTCTCGCCGGTCTCGATGAGGCGCGAGGCGATCACCTTGCCGTTCTTGTCGACGATCCGTGCCGACAGTGCGATCTCGACCCGCGTGCCGACGTCGGTGGCAATCCCGAACCGCCTGATGTCGATCAGGAGCTGATAGTCCGCCGCCCCGAGATCGCTCGTGCGCAGCGGCGCGTGAGCGATGTCGTAATTCTCGAAACTGTCGATCAGGCGCGCCTGCACCAGCTTTGGAATGCTGTCGGCCCAGAGGAAGTCGGCAAAGCCCGGATTGCTGCCGCTGGGTGAGAACAGCATGCGCTGGGTCTGGAGCATCGCGACGGCGGTCGGCTCGGGAATGGTCA comes from Bradyrhizobium sp. CCGE-LA001 and encodes:
- a CDS encoding helix-turn-helix domain-containing protein, translating into MKPSVVAIEPNGHVCDDCAVRGAAVCASLDAAELREFEHLARRVRFDSGETVFSEEDITTSFYNVLEGVMRLYKLLPDGRRQIVGFALPGDFLGMNLSGRHNFSADAIGAVTVCQFGKAAFGRFVEDRPQLLRRINELAVRELSQARDHMVLLGRRSADEKVATFLLGWRQRLSALGGSPDMVPLPMSRQDIADYLGLTIETVSRTFTKLERHGVIEILHGGISLRDAARVEALAAA